In Zingiber officinale cultivar Zhangliang chromosome 6A, Zo_v1.1, whole genome shotgun sequence, a single genomic region encodes these proteins:
- the LOC121994125 gene encoding auxin-responsive protein SAUR64-like, which translates to MLSPKRLVEKAKKGLPLMRSNSRSSSCDFNNVVVADKGHFVVYSMDDARFVVPLSFLKSCIFQELLKVSAEEFGLPGEGPITLACSGVFMEYVISLLKRSVSRDVEMALLASIDNTSRCSDSSLVGLGCDQQRVVV; encoded by the coding sequence ATGTTGAGTCCCAAGAGGCTTGTTGAGAAGGCAAAGAAGGGGCTGCCCTTGATGAGATCAAATAGTAGGTCGAGTTCTTGCGATTTCAACAACGTAGTGGTTGCTGACAAAGGCCATTTTGTGGTATACAGTATGGATGATGCAAGATTCGTGGTGCCGTTGTCATTCCTCAAGAGCTGTATCTTTCAGGAGCTCCTCAAGGTTTCAGCGGAGGAGTTCGGATTACCCGGAGAGGGGCCTATTACCTTGGCTTGCAGTGGAGTTTTCATGGAGTATGTAATCTCCTTGCTCAAGAGAAGCGTGTCTAGAGATGTGGAGATGGCTTTGCTTGCCTCCATCGATAATACTAGCCGGTGCTCAGATTCCTCGTTGGTTGGCCTTGGTTGTGACCAACAACGAGTAGTAGTATGA
- the LOC121994124 gene encoding auxin-responsive protein SAUR61-like encodes MLSPKRLVEKAKKGLPLMRSNSRSSCCDFNNVMVADKGHFVVYSMDDARFVVPLSFLKSCIFQELLKVSAEEFGLPGEGPITLACSGVFMEYVISLLKRSVSRDVEMALLASIDNTSRCSDSSLVGLGCDQQRVVV; translated from the coding sequence ATGTTGAGTCCCAAGAGGCTTGTTGAGAAGGCAAAGAAGGGGCTGCCCTTGATGAGATCAAATAGTAGGTCGAGTTGTTGCGATTTCAACAACGTAATGGTTGCTGACAAAGGCCATTTTGTGGTATACAGTATGGATGATGCAAGATTCGTGGTGCCGTTGTCATTCCTCAAGAGCTGTATCTTTCAGGAGCTCCTCAAGGTTTCAGCGGAGGAGTTCGGATTACCCGGAGAGGGGCCAATCACCTTGGCCTGCAGTGGAGTTTTCATGGAGTATGTAATCTCCTTGCTCAAGAGAAGCGTGTCTAGAGATGTGGAGATGGCTTTGCTTGCCTCCATCGATAATACTAGCCGGTGCTCAGACTCCTCATTGGTTGGCCTTGGTTGTGACCAACAACGAGTAGTAGTATGA
- the LOC121994980 gene encoding auxin-responsive protein SAUR64-like: MLSPKRLVEKAKKGLPLMRSNSRSSSCDFNNILVADKGHFVVYTMDDARFVVPLSFLKSCIFQELLKVSAEEFGLPGEGPITLACSGVFLEYVVSLLKRSLSRDVELALLVSIDANRCSDSSLVGLGCDQQRVVV; the protein is encoded by the coding sequence ATGTTGAGTCCCAAGAGGCTTGTTGAGAAGGCAAAGAAGGGTCTCCCCTTGATGAGATCAAATAGTCGATCGAGTTCTTGCGATTTCAACAACATATTGGTCGCTGACAAAGGCCATTTTGTGGTGTACACTATGGACGATGCAAGATTCGTTGTGCCATTGTCATTTCTCAAGAGCTGTATTTTTCAAGAGCTCCTCAAGGTTTCAGCGGAGGAGTTCGGATTACCCGGAGAGGGGCCAATCACCCTGGCCTGCAGTGGAGTTTTCCTGGAGTATGTAGTCTCCTTGCTCAAGAGAAGCTTGTCTAGAGATGTGGAGTTGGCTTTGCTTGTCTCTATCGATGCAAACCGGTGCTCCGATTCCTCGTTGGTTGGCCTTGGTTGTGACCAACAACGAGTAGTAGTATGA
- the LOC121994981 gene encoding auxin-responsive protein SAUR61-like has translation MLSPKRLVEKAKKGLPLMRSNSRSSTCDFNNIVAADKGHFVVYSMDDARFVVPLSFLKSCIVQELLKVSAEEFGLPGEGPITLACSGVFMEYVVSLLKRSVSRDVELALLASIDSSRCSDSSLVGLGCDQQ, from the coding sequence ATGTTGAGTCCCAAGAGGCTTGTCGAGAAGGCAAAGAAGGGTCTGCCCTTGATGAGATCAAATAGCCGGTCCAGTACTTGTGATTTCAACAACATAGTGGCTGCTGACAAAGGCCATTTTGTTGTGTACAGTATGGACGATGCAAGATTCGTGGTGCCGTTGTCATTCCTCAAGAGTTGTATCGTTCAGGAGCTCCTAAAGGTTTCAGCCGAGGAGTTTGGATTGCCCGGAGAGGGGCCAATCACCTTGGCCTGCAGTGGAGTTTTCATGGAGTACGTAGTCTCCTTGCTCAAGAGAAGCGTGTCTAGAGATGTGGAGTTGGCTTTGCTTGCCTCCATCGATTCAAGCCGGTGCTCGGATTCCTCGTTGGTTGGCCTTGGTTGTGACCAACAATGA